The window TTTAGGTTACTGTCGCATTCTTTTAATCGATTTATAGCATCAGAACTTGTTGTTGTTCTTATTCAGTGGATTGCTAGTGGTTTCATTGCATCAATGTTAGGTTTTGATCTTATAGCTAGAGCTGCTTTGTTTTTTGTATTAGTGAATAGCTCTTCTATAGCTGTTCTAGCCATAGAAAGAGTAAATGTAGAGGTAGTAGTAGAAGCCAAAAATATATCGTATATACAGACCCAGTTAGAGGATTTAATACAGTTCACATTGTTTTCAGTATTTACATCTGTCGGATTGACTGGTTTAAAACCAGAAGCATTTCTAATCCAGATTGTTAAAGTTGGAGCCTTAACCATGTTACTGATATATGTATCTCGATATTTTATAAAATTATTAAGTAGATCACCTTTAATAATAAACAAAGAGGGGAAGTTTTTTACATCCATAGCTATAGCACTTATCTTCACCTCTGTAGCTACACTTCTGGGATTACCTCCACTCTTTGGAGCATTTGTATCTGGCATAGTTTTCTCATTATTTTTAGACCTTAGCGATATAGTTGAAAGATTGGAAGGCCTAAAGGACTTTGGATTGCTTCTCTATTTTTCATCACTAGGTTTTCAATTCTACCTAGGACTTAATCAATCACAAAACCTTTTATCATTGATATCAAGCGGTATATTCATAGGATTACTGGCATACTTATCTAGAGCAATAGGTGTATTTGTAGGTTCTTTACTCTCTGGCTATAGTCTAGAAACATGTTTTGCATTATCTCTATTCCTAACCCCTTTAAGTGAAGTTGGGATAATGTTTATAGATACGCTTGCTAAACAAGGCTTTATCTTACATTATACACTATACCTGCTTATGACTTCATTTCTAACATCTCTAATGACATTCAGTATTACAGTACCACGTCTATTGATCAGGATTCCTCAATTAATAAATCTTGTACCAAACAAGATAAGTCACTTTATAAACGCTGTATCTAGGGAGTATACAAAGTTATTATCATCACTATCATCAACGTTAATCAATGTTATAGTATTTACTTTTATGACCCTCATAATATCGTACATAGACGCTATAATGAAGTACTTTATAGATATAATACATTTACCAAAATTCTTATCAGCTATATCTACTATAATATCAGTTATAGCCATACTGATAATGTTTGTAGCAACAATGAAGAGAATACTGTCATCGATCTTCACAAGGTTTAGTACAGATATAAAAAGAATTGAATCATTAGGTAAGCTATTCGATATAGCTATAGGTGGTTTAGCTGTTACACTTCAAATCCAAATACTACACGACTTTGTATCAAGGTACATGGTAATAGAACCCTTAAATATTTTAACCATAAGCTTAGTC is drawn from Ignisphaera sp. and contains these coding sequences:
- a CDS encoding cation:proton antiporter; its protein translation is MLEHQVVIYVLVLGASFAWLFRRIGLVDVVGYIIGGMFLALIMEVLGLDIEPALSYTELISWIGLVLFSFKVGASINFRLLSHSFNRFIASELVVVLIQWIASGFIASMLGFDLIARAALFFVLVNSSSIAVLAIERVNVEVVVEAKNISYIQTQLEDLIQFTLFSVFTSVGLTGLKPEAFLIQIVKVGALTMLLIYVSRYFIKLLSRSPLIINKEGKFFTSIAIALIFTSVATLLGLPPLFGAFVSGIVFSLFLDLSDIVERLEGLKDFGLLLYFSSLGFQFYLGLNQSQNLLSLISSGIFIGLLAYLSRAIGVFVGSLLSGYSLETCFALSLFLTPLSEVGIMFIDTLAKQGFILHYTLYLLMTSFLTSLMTFSITVPRLLIRIPQLINLVPNKISHFINAVSREYTKLLSSLSSTLINVIVFTFMTLIISYIDAIMKYFIDIIHLPKFLSAISTIISVIAILIMFVATMKRILSSIFTRFSTDIKRIESLGKLFDIAIGGLAVTLQIQILHDFVSRYMVIEPLNILTISLVIAIIIITLYDLAMTIKRH